In one Perca fluviatilis chromosome 7, GENO_Pfluv_1.0, whole genome shotgun sequence genomic region, the following are encoded:
- the LOC120561970 gene encoding neurexophilin 1, whose translation MRGDAPQRGMKTTYLWAAALLLSVVSLVTSADSRSSGNSDLRESSKSKVKTYWTESSKAVSISRLLSQTLYGKENFTSLDLNYDEADSFSKQEQWNWLYNISNPRDPRSRTKRRPIVKTGKFKKMFGWGDFHSNIKTVKLNLLITGKIVDHGNGTFSVYFRHNSTGQGNVSVGLVPPTKAVEFQVHQQHQQFHHHPQQQQQQQQQTALETKDNKLFNCRVEYEKVEKGTRNSLCAHDPSQSCPQEQTQSHVSWLCSKPFKVICIFITFYSTDYKLVQKVCPDYNYHSDTPYLPTG comes from the coding sequence GTGACCAGTGCCGATTCACGAAGTTCAGGAAATTCTGACTTGAGAGAAAGCTCAAAATCCAAAGTGAAGACCTACTGGACTGAAAGCAGCAAAGCCGTCTCCATCAGCCGTCTGCTGTCCCAGACCCTCTATGGCAAAGAGAACTTCACCTCTCTGGATCTGAACTATGACGAAGCAGACTCATTCTCTAAACAGGAGCAGTGGAACTGGCTTTACAACATTTCAAACCCCCGGGACCCTCGATCCAGGACAAAAAGGAGGCCCATCGTCAAGACCGGCAAATTCAAGAAGATGTTCGGTTGGGGTGACTTCCATTCCAACATCAAGACGGTGAAGCTCAACCTTCTCATCACCGGTAAAATCGTGGATCACGGTAATGGGACATTCAGCGTCTACTTCCGCCACAATTCGACGGGTCAGGGCAACGTGTCTGTGGGACTGGTTCCACCGACCAAAGCTGTGGAGTTCCAGGTCCACCAGCAGCACCAGCAGTTCCACCACCatccccagcagcagcagcagcagcagcagcagacagctcTGGAGACCAAGGACAACAAGCTGTTCAACTGCAGGGTGGAGTACGAGAAAGTGGAGAAGGGCACCAGGAACTCACTGTGTGCCCACGACCCCTCGCAGAGCTGTCCGCAGGAGCAGACCCAGAGCCACGTGTCCTGGCTGTGCTCCAAGCCCTTTAAAGTCATCTGCATCTTCATCACCTTCTACAGCACCGACTACAAGTTGGTGCAGAAGGTGTGTCCAGATTACAACTACCACAGTGACACCCCGTATCTTCCCACCGGGTGA